Proteins found in one Aspergillus chevalieri M1 DNA, chromosome 2, nearly complete sequence genomic segment:
- a CDS encoding NAD(P)/FAD-dependent oxidoreductase (COG:E;~EggNog:ENOG410PUIZ;~InterPro:IPR006076,IPR036188;~PFAM:PF01266,PF13450;~go_function: GO:0016491 - oxidoreductase activity [Evidence IEA];~go_process: GO:0055114 - oxidation-reduction process [Evidence IEA]) produces the protein MAGDKNQKIVIVGAGIFGLGSALTLKQQGYQNVTVLDRALPPVPDGSSNDISRVIRFDYGDEVYARMAKEAYDLWLTPTFKEAFHQTPCLWVTQKESPGQPVQEMAEKYSRKTRDVLTKMGEPWHSVPSAEQAKREFPGFTGNLGSPGFDAFCNTSAGWADAGLATQRLAARCVNAGVSFITGPNGNVTDFEKRSDGSIKAVRTSGGNSLAADMFIVATGAWSASLIPSWNTMLAAAQIVGYMRLTPEEMVKLKDLPIYFNLSTGFFCFPPHDGTGFLKVACHGYGYTQSGENNISAPPNAPPSARANFIPEDGIKRLHAGMRDIFPDLEPRGFEKVGLCWYNDTPSGDFIMDYHPDHKNLFIATGGSGHAFKFLPNIGKYIVGCFDKSLPQDLLEKWKFPTEFKNQLQDDIFRGDGSRGGPERRELSPQERDTFNTALKATSSRQSKI, from the exons ATGGCCGGCGACAAGAATCAAAAAATCGTCATCGTCGGCGCCGGCATCTTCGGCCTCGGCAGCGCCCTCACCCTCAAACAACAAGGCTACCAAAATGTCACCGTCCTTGACCGCGCCCTCCCCCCCGTCCCCGACGGCTCCTCCAACGACATCTCCCGCGTAATCCGCTTCGACTACGGCGATGAAGTCTACGCCCGCATGGCCAAGGAAGCCTACGATCTCTGGCTCAccccgacattcaaagaaGCTTTCCACCAGACGCCCTGTCTGTGGGTTACGCAGAAGGAGTCCCCAGGTCAGCCCGTGCAGGAGATGGCGGAGAAGTATAGTCGCAAGACGAGGGATGTGTTGACGAAGATGGGAGAGCCGTGGCATAGTGTGCCGTCGGCGGAGCAGGCGAAGAGGGAGTTTCCCGGGTTCACAGGAAATTTGGGGTCTCCTGGTTTCGATGCGTTTTGCAATACGAGTGCTGGGTGGGCGGATGCGGGGTTGGCGACGCAGAGGCTCGCGGCGAGGTGTGTTAATGCTGGTGTTTCGTTTATCACAGGACCGAATGGGAATGTCACCGATTTCGAGAAGAGGTCGGATGGGTCTATCAAGGCTGTCCGCACGAGCGGCGGGAACAGTCTCGCGGCTGACATGTTTATCGTTGCGACGGGTGCTTGGTCAGCGAGTCTCATTCCTTCGTGGAATACCATGCTCGCGGCCGCGCAGATCGTTGGCTACATGCGTCTTACCCCGGAGGAAATGGTCAAGCTCAAGGACCTTCCTATCTACTTTAACCTGTCTACCGGATTCTTCTGCTTCCCGCCTCACGATGGCACCGGATTTCTGAAAGTCGCATGCCATGGCTACGGTTATACGCAGTCTGGTGAAAACAACATCTCCGCGCCTCCGAACGCCCCGCCCTCTGCTAGGGCCAACTTCATTCCTGAGGATGGTATCAAGCGACTCCATGCCGGTATGAGGGATATCTTCCCGGATTTGGAGCCACGAGGCTTTGAGAAGGTGGGATTGTGTTGGTACAATGACACGCCATCCGGCGATTTCATCATGGACTATCACCCGGACCACAAGAATCTGTTTATTGCGACTGGTGGAAGTGGACA TGCATTCAAATTCCTGCCAAACATCGGAAAGTACATCGTTGGATGCTTCGACAAGAGCCTCCCGCAGGACTTGCTGGAGAAGTGGAAGTTTCCAACCGAGTTTAAGAATCAGTTGCAGGATGATATCTTCCGGGGAGATGGAAGCCGTGGTGGTCCGGAGAGAAGGGAACTGAGCCCTCAGGAACGGGATACTTTTAATACTGCGCTGAAGGCTACTTCGTCGCGGCAAAGTAAGATCTAG
- a CDS encoding GcvT family protein (COG:E;~EggNog:ENOG410PG4E;~InterPro:IPR036188,IPR027266,IPR029043,IPR006076, IPR013977,IPR032503,IPR006222;~PFAM:PF08669,PF01571,PF16350,PF01266;~go_function: GO:0005515 - protein binding [Evidence IEA];~go_function: GO:0016491 - oxidoreductase activity [Evidence IEA];~go_process: GO:0055114 - oxidation-reduction process [Evidence IEA]) produces the protein MSPKTVIIGAGIVGTNLADELISRGWNDITVIEQGPLNLPGGSTSHAPGLVFQTNGSKTMTQLAQYTVQKLSSIEMDGQNCFNDVGGLEIATTLERVEELKRKYGYAKSWGIKARLLSAEECVEMYPYLNKEAVLGGLHTPNDGLALAARATQLLIERTRQAGVKYLELTPVTGIEQTNSHVTGVTTPNGTIPADIVISCAGFWGVEVGAMAGVSIPLLPLAHQYAKTTTVPALANREINTLPNGRNAILPILRHQDQDLYYREHGEQYGIGYYGHRPMPVRAADLGLTPKHVDEQNMPSRLKFTAEDFEPAWKASQELLPALRETEVADGFNGIFSFTPDGGPLIGQAPSLDGFYVAEAVWVTHSAGVARAIAEILTIGASQIDVAECELSRFEEIQLSREYVDETSQQNFVEIYDILHPLQPRESPRNLRLSPFHTRQRELGAFFREVGGWEQPSWYEANAELLKSLPNEWKPVERDAWSARFYSPIAAVETWKTRNAVAIYDMTTFHRFEVFGPGAVSLLQRLSTGDVTVRPGSITYTLLLNKDGRIRSDIFASRLDTDLFQIGANSATDLVYLSREARHQSQRSPSQWTQVRDITGSTCCIGLWGPRSFDVIKAITTDDFSNNALPYMHVKKATIAGIPVTALRKSYVGEFGWEIQTSAEYGQRLWDAIFHVGKPHGLTAAGRSAFNALRLEKGYRTFGTDITTEHDPFEAGVSFAIADKKEDYVGKAALERRSKKPIRRLQCLTINDGHSMVLGKEPVYYNNQAAGYVTNAAFGFTIRKPIAYAWLPGTVVEGETVEIEYFGRKIQATVTSEPLYDAQMSRLHESTPILEPQKPLKSRL, from the coding sequence ATGTCACCAAAGACAGTCATAATCGGCGCCGGCATCGTCGGCACAAACCTCGCGGACGAACTCATCTCACGCGGATGGAACGACATCACCGTCATCGAACAAGGACCCCTCAACCTCCCCGGCGGCTCGACCTCGCATGCGCCCGGGCTAGTTTTTCAGACCAATGGCTCGAAAACAATGACACAGCTTGCACAATATACGGTTCAAAAACTGAGCTCGATTGAGATGGATGGTCAGAATTGCTTTAATGATGTTGGTGGGCTGGAGATTGCTACGACGCTAGAACGGGTTGAGGAGTTGAAAAGGAAGTATGGGTATGCGAAGTCGTGGGGGATTAAAGCAAGGCTTTTGAGTGCGGAGGAGTGTGTTGAGATGTATCCGTATTTGAATAAGGAGGCTGTGTTGGGAGGCTTGCACACGCCCAATGATGGTCTGGCACTTGCTGCTCGCGCGACGCAGTTACTTATCGAACGAACTCGTCAAGCCGGTGTTAAATACCTGGAGTTAACGCCTGTCACTGGTATCGAACAGACAAACAGCCATGTCACAGGCGTGACAACACCCAACGGCACCATCCCCGCGGACATCGTCATCTCCTGCGCTGGTTTCTGGGGCGTCGAGGTAGGCGCCATGGCCGGTGTCTCGATCCCGTTACTCCCACTGGCACATCAGTATGCAAAGACAACCACTGTTCCAGCACTTGCGAACAGAGAAATCAACACCCTCCCCAACGGCCGCAATGCAATCCTCCCTATCCTCCGCCACCAAGACCAGGACCTCTACTACCGCGAGCACGGCGAGCAGTACGGCATTGGGTACTACGGGCACCGTCCGATGCCGGTTCGCGCGGCGGATTTGGGCTTAACGCCAAAGCACGTTGATGAGCAGAACATGCCTTCGCGGCTGAAGTTTACGGCTGAGGATTTTGAGCCTGCGTGGAAGGCTTCTCAAGAGCTCTTGCCGGCGCTGCGCGAGACCGAAGTTGCTGATGGGTTTAATGGTATCTTCTCATTTACGCCAGATGGCGGACCGCTTATCGGGCAAGCGCCTAGTCTGGATGGTTTCTATGTCGCCGAAGCCGTGTGGGTGACCCACTCTGCGGGCGTTGCAAGGGCCATAGCGGAAATACTGACCATAGGTGCATCCCAAATCGACGTCGCAGAATGCGAATTATCCCGCTTTGAAGAAATCCAACTGAGCCGGGAGTATGTCGATGAAACATCGCAGCAGAACTTCGTTGAGATATACGACATCTTACACCCCCTACAACCAAGAGAATCGCCACGTAACCTCCGTCTCAGTCCCTTCCACACCCGACAACGGGAGCTTGGTGCATTCTTCCGGGAGGTTGGAGGCTGGGAGCAACCGTCGTGGTACGAGGCAAATGCAGAACTGCTCAAGAGCCTTCCGAATGAGTGGAAGCCCGTCGAGCGAGATGCATGGTCTGCGCGGTTCTACTCGCCCATCGCTGCAGTAGAGACATGGAAGACGCGCAATGCGGTTGCTATATATGACATGACCACGTTCCATCGGTTCGAGGTGTTCGGTCCTGGGGCTGTCAGTCTGCTCCAACGGTTAAGCACGGGCGATGTCACGGTGAGACCAGGAAGTATTACCTACACCCTCCTCCTGAACAAAGACGGCCGCATTCGCAGCGACATCTTCGCATCTCGGCTTGACACAGACCTATTTCAAATCGGCGCAAACTCTGCTACTGATCTGGTTTATCTTTCCCGCGAAGCACGCCACCAGTCCCAACGCTCTCCAAGCCAATGGACCCAAGTCCGCGACATCACCGGCAGCACCTGTTGCATCGGCCTCTGGGGGCCTCGCTCCTTTGACGTTATCAAGGCAATCACCACAGACGACTTCTCCAACAATGCCCTTCCCTACATGCATGTGAAGAAGGCAACCATCGCCGGTATCCCGGTTACAGCACTGCGCAAGTCCTACGTCGGGGAATTTGGCTGGGAGATCCAGACAAGTGCTGAATATGGTCAACGACTATGGGATGCTATTTTTCACGTAGGAAAGCCGCATGGCCTTACTGCAGCGGGTCGCAGtgctttcaatgcattgaggCTGGAGAAAGGGTATCGCACTTTCGGCACCGATATAACCACTGAACACGACCCATTCGAAGCCGGTGTGAGTTTCGCTATTGCGGATAAAAAAGAGGATTATGTCGGTAAAGCTGCCCTCGAAAGACGCAGTAAAAAGCCCATTCGACGCCTGCAGTGCCTCACCATCAATGACGGTCATTCCATGGTCCTTGGAAAGGAGCCTGTGTACTATAACAACCAGGCTGCTGGGTATGTCACCAATGCAGCGTTTGGCTTTACAATCCGCAAGCCAATTGCCTATGCTTGGCTACCCGGAACTGTGGTCGAGGGCGAGACCGTTGAGATTGAATATTTTGGGCGCAAAATCCAGGCCACTGTCACATCCGAGCCACTGTATGACGCGCAAATGAGCCGCTTACATGAAAGCACCCCCATTCTCGAGCCTCAAAAACCATTGAAGTCTCGATTGTAA
- a CDS encoding aromatic ring-hydroxylating oxygenase subunit alpha (COG:P;~EggNog:ENOG410PH2B;~InterPro:IPR036922,IPR017941,IPR015879,IPR001663;~PFAM:PF00355;~go_function: GO:0005506 - iron ion binding [Evidence IEA];~go_function: GO:0051537 - 2 iron, 2 sulfur cluster binding [Evidence IEA];~go_process: GO:0044237 - cellular metabolic process [Evidence IEA];~go_process: GO:0055114 - oxidation-reduction process [Evidence IEA]) produces the protein MSLWKNYFGLGPVASSGATPTDKETPARSLPVSWYTSQELYELERRAIFSRKWLLTTHVLRLPNTGDWIQYKIAGYPFVLVKDRQGNINAFHNVCRHRAFPVVTEESGTSRIFACQYHGWSYGLNGKLAKAPGYQDIDGFDKSKNGLLPIHVHVDKNGFIWVNMDAGEKPETAWEDDFKDVDLQPRFKDFDFADYEFDHTWEMEGEYNWKILADNYSERYQCQTSQLDVPSLADSSAKPEQIEQGLKIASTYYFPNASMTASPHFFFMQRFVPTSPTSCAMKYEVYRNKSSSTEDFGVINQVYKRIMSEDKDLCINTQKDLNNGELRPEMEKEPSYFQTAVQGIVTEHREKEEKDGKEIWPARQRLPETAAAGVSKEDEEFCRELDFTGKRQQRDVAVEGCGMEGCCSAGKGAPASGSLVY, from the exons ATGTCCCTCTGGAAGAACTACTTCGGTCTTGGACCAGTTGCCTCGTCTGGTGCCACGCCCACAGACAAGGAGACTCCTGCCAGATCGCTCCCTGTCTCCTGGTACACTTCCCAGGAGCTCTATGAGCTCGAGCGCCGCGCCATCTTCTCCCGCAAGTGGCTACTGACCACCCACGTCCTGCGCCTCCCCAACACAGGCGATTGGATACAGTACAAGATCGCCGGTTATCCATTCGTCCTTGTCAAAGACCGCCAGGGCAATATCAATGCCTTCCACAACGTCTGCCGCCACCGCGCCTTCCCCGTCGTCACCGAGGAATCCGGCACATCCCGAATCTTCGCCTGCCAGTACCACGGCTGGTCCTACGGTCTTAACGGCAAGCTCGCCAAAGCTCCGGGCTACCAAGACATCGATGGCTTTGACAAGTCCAAGAACGGGCTCCTCCCAATCCACGTGCACGTGGACAAAAATGGGTTTATATGGGTGAACATGGATGCGGGCGAGAAGCCTGAGACTGCCTGGGAAGATGACTTCAAGGATGTTGATCTGCAGCCGCGGTTCAAGGACTTTGATTTTGCGGACTACGAGTTTGATCATACGTGGGAGATGGAAGGAGAATATAACTGGAAGATCCTGGCGGATAACTACAGTGAGCGTTATCAATGCCAGACATCGCAGCTAGATGTCCCATCGCTGGCGGATTCGAGTGCGAAGCCGGAGCAGATTGAGCAGGGGTTGAAGATTGCTAGCACATACTACTTCCCCAATGCGAGCATGACTGCGTC ACCccacttcttcttcatgcAACGCTTCGTTCCCACCTCTCCCACAAGCTGCGCCATGAAATATGAAGTCTACCGCAACAAGTCCTCCTCGACCGAAGACTTCGGCGTCATCAACCAAGTATACAAACGCATCATGTCTGAAGACAAGGACCTCTGCATAAACACGCAAAAGGACCTCAACAACGGCGAACTTCGCCccgagatggagaaggagcCTTCGTACTTTCAGACAGCAGTACAGGGGATCGTTACTGAGCATcgtgagaaggaagagaaagacgGGAAGGAGATTTGGCCTGCTAGGCAGAGGTTGCCGGAGACGGCGGCTGCGGGGGTGAGtaaggaggatgaggagttcTGTAGGGAATTGGACTTTACTGGAAAGAGGCAGCAGAGAGATGTTGCTGTGGAGGGGTGTGGTATGGAGGGGTGTTGCTCGGCTGGAAAGGGTGCGCCGGCTAGTGGTAGTCTTGTTTATTAG
- a CDS encoding MOSC domain-containing protein (COG:S;~EggNog:ENOG410PUTI;~InterPro:IPR005302,IPR005303,IPR011037;~PFAM:PF03476,PF03473;~TransMembrane:1 (o12-36i);~go_function: GO:0003824 - catalytic activity [Evidence IEA];~go_function: GO:0030151 - molybdenum ion binding [Evidence IEA];~go_function: GO:0030170 - pyridoxal phosphate binding [Evidence IEA]), translating to MLLQLVQSLQGLNAATVLYFGITAALLLSLGFAAIVQNGNTSKTRRSLRNLRRFGLSTGNSNMTDQYSPKYAIPEDIPTNGPIRIKSIYIHPVKSCGPIELNRALLTKTGFMYDRCFAIAAETDGKWRFISQRTKPGMALIETELWLPHEGSDSSDVLVKAAGCVVLRFRDPDVPDWTKRLEMFLHTGDFFATPEVSIVVPLQPVGELKPKTFNIHRRDTNGLDMGQIPSVAVALPKLKRFLEIPEKQPFTLLRCTPESLLRTDLNLAPLDYIGSPAVHGYTDQQPVNINSLSSVHAVSTLLPKENQPLNALRFRANLWVTGAPAYAEESWKRYRILPKSGNTEPRADVAPALSVVCRTSRCTMPNVNPDTGRFDADMPPPGKKKGKPQPSTTLVEYRTIETGNKAALGYLGMHCVPEDRDFREAEEQGEGLYVEVGDEIEVLETGVHVFGSTGNDY from the coding sequence ATGCTCCTCCAACTTGTACAAAGTCTTCAAGGTCTGAATGCCGCTACGGTTCTCTATTTTGGCATTACCGCCGCACTCCTGCTAAGCCTGGGCTTCGCGGCTATCGTCCAAAATGGAAACACCTCTAAAACACGCAGGTCACTCCGAAACCTGCGCAGATTCGGCCTATCAACCGGTAACAGCAACATGACCGACCAATATAGTCCCAAATATGCCATACCAGAAGACATTCCGACCAATGGCCCAATCCGCATAAAATCAATCTACATCCACCCAGTCAAATCATGCGGGCCCATCGAGCTGAATCGGGCCTTACTTACCAAGACTGGTTTCATGTATGATAGATGTTTTGCGATTGCAGCGGAGACAGACGGTAAATGGCGGTTTATCAGCCAGAGGACTAAGCCGGGTATGGCGCTGATTGAGACGGAATTGTGGCTTCCGCACGAGGGAAGTGATTCGTCTGATGTGCTGGTGAAAGCGGCTGGGTGTGTAGTGTTGAGGTTTCGAGATCCAGATGTCCCAGACTGGACCAAACGGCTGGAAATGTTCTTGCATACGGGGGATTTCTTTGCGACGCCGGAGGTATCTATCGTTGTACCTCTTCAACCTGTGGGCGAGTTGAAACCGAAGACGTTTAATATCCACCGCCGAGACACGAACGGTCTTGACATGGGCCAGATTCCTTCTGTGGCAGTAGCGTTGCCTAAGCTAAAGAGATTTCTGGAAATTCCGGAGAAACAACCCTTCACGCTGCTGAGGTGTACACCCGAATCTCTCCTCCGTACGGATTTAAATCTCGCGCCACTTGACTACATCGGTTCGCCAGCTGTGCATGGCTACACGGACCAGCAACCAGTCAATATCAACAGCTTATCTTCGGTGCACGCTGTATCCACTCTCCTGCCCAAGGAGAACCAACCGCTTAACGCGCTTCGCTTCCGCGCGAACCTCTGGGTCACTGGTGCTCCTGCATACGCAGAAGAATCATGGAAACGCTACCGCATCTTGCCGAAATCTGGCAACACAGAACCACGGGCTGATGTAGCACCGGCATTATCCGTAGTCTGCCGCACATCACGATGCACAATGCCAAATGTCAACCCAGACACGGGCAGGTTTGACGCAGATATGCCGCCCccaggaaagaaaaagggtAAACCACAGCCAAGCACGACGCTGGTGGAGTATCGGACTATCGAAACTGGAAATAAAGCGGCGCTGGGGTATTTGGGGATGCATTGTGTACCGGAGGATCGGGACTTTAGGGAAGCTGAGGAGCAGGGAGAGGGGTTGTATGTAGAGGTTGGCGACGAGATTGAGGTGCTTGAAACGGGAGTGCATGTCTTTGGATCGACAGGGAATGATTACTAG
- a CDS encoding putative C6 transcription factor (COG:K;~EggNog:ENOG410PKVB;~InterPro:IPR036864,IPR007219,IPR001138;~PFAM:PF00172,PF04082;~go_function: GO:0000981 - DNA-binding transcription factor activity, RNA polymerase II-specific [Evidence IEA];~go_function: GO:0003677 - DNA binding [Evidence IEA];~go_function: GO:0008270 - zinc ion binding [Evidence IEA];~go_process: GO:0006351 - transcription, DNA-templated [Evidence IEA];~go_process: GO:0006355 - regulation of transcription, DNA-templated [Evidence IEA]) has protein sequence MPRDGSRGRLRSYEACLNCRRKKTRCPAERPVCSSCARLNQTCLYTSARRASHQSEDRLASLEEKVDFIMKGSKPCDEDPSPAKSSSNSLPSESNYVLNSLLTPELGFEGPEDSSLHISSPTVAKTVDLYFQYCHRQPIWCFNYEDLEEMGFLPKELVYSILTLTSRFYAHDHNQAQFYSNTARTLIMLRVASGTVDLETIESLCLLTYSLFMDGNVSLGQFHLGFAFQLCLTAMIDVEAAAPTKSPLTQRKKRVFWSLLSLERSYGHQNRLLRLSAEPLCPCCVPDKTEGDETMSCSDPEIDIWSLSSHFGWVWSRVRTYVSDCAQNNLKEPWRHDSMYTMILSDLTSAENKLSQNHRYDSVKFYERTASEVRLNKSYWGPWLKLQFTYHCILTMLNHPFLYIVASQHNPNLAIPNAFWRRSSELALLHATWIVRIIDMVTEKEMRLTEAFFGHAAAVAATVHLYYCRAADPRLKFKSKTDLAKCRRFLEGFVEFSPACRALDQTLEKIIHMAFGSENVDYDWTPSRIYLSVSLMWDILRANCMPESQEPSTTGLLHPSLAPTITRESSAQSSSTLEIIVAMSPEVTVNTADGGQAAHMPPRVRSMTATITTPAPSSPDIDLGGERLVVPNDNLMLNTPWLWTDPSQFGDVDGLNRQELENSMDGLFTWWDLGNL, from the exons ATGCCGCGAGACGGCTCGCGTGGGCGATTGCGATCGTATGAAGCTTGTCTTAATTGTCG GAGAAAGAAAACCAGGTGTCCAGCAGAACGACCAGTCTGTTCGAGTTGTGCTCGTCTCAATCAGACATGTCTCTATACATCTGCTCGGAGAGCATCGCACCAATCG GAGGACCGACTGGCGTCGCTGGAAGAAAAGGTTGATTTTATCATGAAAGGGTCTAA ACCGTGCGATGAAGACCCATCTCCCGCAAAGTCGTCATCAAACTCACTTCCCAGCGAGTCGAACTATGTCCTCAATAGTCTGCTTACTCCGGAGCTTGGGTTCGAAGGTCCCGAAGACTCAAGTCTGCATATCTCATCTCCCACCGTCGCCAAAACAGTAGACCTTTACTTTCAGTACTGTCATCGACAGCCTATCTGGTGTTTCAACTACGAAGACCTTGAGGAAATGGGTTTTCTGCCAAAAGAGCTTGTCTATAGTATCCTGACGCTGACGTCTCGTTTCTACGCCCACGACCACAACCAGGCTCAGTTTTACAGCAACACGGCAAGGACATTGATTATGCTCCGTGTCGCAAGTGGTACCGTGGACCTGGAGACCATAGAAAGTCTGTGTCTGCTCACATATTCGCTCTTCATGGATGGAAACGTGTCTCTCGGCCAGTTTCACCTGGGGTTTGCGTTCCAGCTATGTCTTACCGCTATGATTGATGTCGAAGCCGCTGCCCCAACTAAGAGTCCTCTAACTCaacgaaagaaaagagtctTCTGGAGTCTTCTATCGCTAGAAAGATCATATGGCCACCAAAATCGGCTCTTAAGACTCTCCGCCGAGCCATTGTGCCCCTGCTGTGTCCCAGACAAGACAGAAGGCGACGAGACCATGAGTTGCTCCGACCCCGAAATCGACATATGGAGTCTATCCTCTCACTTCGGCTGGGTCTGGAGCAGAGTGCGAACATACGTCTCCGACTGCGCCCAGAACAACCTCAAAGAGCCCTGGCGCCACGACTCAATGTACACAATGATCCTCTCCGATCTAACCTCCGCTGAGAACAAGCTTTCTCAGAACCATCGCTACGACTCTGTCAAATTCTACGAGCGCACAGCATCCGAAGTCCGTCTCAATAAAAGCTACTGGGGTCCCTGGCTGAAACTACAATTCACGTACCATTGCATCCTTACCATGCTCAACCACCCGTTTCTCTACATCGTTGCGTCACAGCATAATCCCAACCTGGCGATTCCAAACGCCTTTTGGAGAAGGTCGAGTGAGTTGGCGCTGCTGCACGCTACTTGGATTGTGAGGATCATTGATATGGTGACGGAGAAGGAGATGAGACTTACGGAGGCTTTTTTTGGACATGCAGCAGCTGTTGCTGCTACGGTGCATCTCTATTATTGTCGGGCTGCGGATCCGAGATTGAAGTTTAAGTCGAAGACAGATCTAGCTAAGTGTCGGAGGTTTCTGGAAGGGTTTGTGGAGTTTTCGCCTGCTTGTCGGGCATTA GACCAAACGTTGGAAAAAATAATACATATGGCATTTGGATCCGAGAACGTCGACTATGACTGGACACCTTCCCGGATTTATCTCAGCGTTAGTCTAATGTGGGATATCCTACGAGCGAACTGCATGCCCGAGTCGCAAGAGCCATCTACAACCGGCCTTCTCCATCCATCCCTCGCACCTACAATTACACGCGAAAGCTCCGCACAAAGCTCATCAACACTAGAAATCATCGTTGCCATGTCTCCAGAAGTCACCGTAAATACCGCAGATGGGGGACAAGCGGCACATATGCCACCAAGGGTGCGAAGCATGACAGCAACAATAACGACTCCGGCACCATCCTCTCCAGACATTGACCTCGGGGGAGAGAGATTGGTCGTGCCGAATGATAATCTTATGCTGAATACGCCGTGGTTGTGGACTGATCCGAGTCAGTTTGGGGATGTGGATGGGTTGAATCGACAGGAGCTGGAGAATAGTATGGACGGGTTGTTTACGTGGTGGGATTTGGGGAATCTATAG